A section of the Rossellomorea marisflavi genome encodes:
- a CDS encoding GNAT family N-acetyltransferase, producing MIAGIEDRYDGAVKKVLMHFDKKKANLQAAPTIKSGRVNKTMQLTLKNNCEVTFRKFKEEDFPAIHSLNEKEEWNNLVSKRELTKEAWLDSGIAYVAESEGEIIGYIRGLTDQHITLFICELLIDQNFRGCGIGARLLDYVHTLYPSTRVEMLASSTSKTFYEQQSYRPFYGFRKTFEERH from the coding sequence GTGATTGCAGGAATTGAGGACCGGTATGACGGTGCAGTCAAAAAGGTATTGATGCATTTCGATAAAAAGAAAGCAAATCTTCAAGCGGCTCCAACAATAAAATCAGGAAGAGTGAATAAAACCATGCAACTAACACTGAAAAACAACTGTGAAGTCACATTCAGAAAGTTCAAGGAAGAAGATTTTCCGGCAATCCACAGCCTCAATGAAAAGGAAGAGTGGAATAATCTTGTGAGTAAGAGGGAGCTGACCAAGGAGGCCTGGCTCGATTCCGGGATCGCCTATGTGGCTGAATCGGAGGGGGAGATCATCGGGTATATCCGCGGGCTGACGGATCAACACATCACCCTTTTCATCTGTGAACTATTGATTGACCAGAATTTCAGGGGATGCGGAATCGGAGCGAGACTCCTGGACTATGTTCACACCCTCTACCCGAGCACCCGGGTGGAGATGCTGGCCAGTTCCACGTCAAAGACCTTTTACGAGCAACAATCCT